In Streptomyces erythrochromogenes, the DNA window CCGCCGGGGAGGGCGCGTGAGCCCGTGGCGGGCGGGCCCGATCCCTCGTATCGCGGACAAGGCGAGCGCAAGTTCGAATGCGCGACGCGCCCCGGTTGGCCGCGTCCGGCGTGTGCTCTGAGGGACTGTTGGGCAGGATCGAGACGGCCGCGCGTGCGGCCCGCAGTGGACCATTGTGAAGGATCAGCAAGATGGCAACAGGTGTCGTGAAGTGGTTCAACTCGGAGAAGGGGTTCGGCTTCATCCAGCAGGACGACGGCGGTCCTGATGTGTTCGTGCACTTCTCCGCGATCCAGACCCAGGGATTCAAGTCGCTGGAGGAGAACGCGCGAGTCGACTACACCGTCACCCAGGGGCCGAAGGGCCCCCAGGCCGAGAACGTGGTCCCCATCGGGTAGCCACCACCACGAGCCGCGTGCCGTGAACGAAGCCCCGCCGGTCCGCCGGCGGGGCTTTCGGCGTCCCGGACCCGGCCTCAGGCGGTGGGGGCCCGGTGCAGGGCCAGGAGCAGCTGCCACAGGTGATCCGCAAGGGCCGTCGGGTCCGCCGGGATCTCCTCGTGCAGCCAGTCCGCGAGGACCCCGGTGAAGGCCGCGGCGACCGCCGAGGCCACCAGCTCGGGCCGGGGCGCGCCCACCGCCGCGCGCTCGGCGCGGGCGCGGGCGCGCAGCTCCCGGTGCAGCCGGTCGCCGAGGGGGCCGCCGCCGCCCGGGAGGAGCAGGGTGCGGTAGAGCGGTGCGCGGGTTGCCGCCCCCGCCAGGAACCCGGCCAGTGCGGCCGGGGGCTTCACCGGGGGGAGCGCCGAGGGGCCGGTCTGCCAGGCGTGCAGGGCGTCGACCGCCGCGTGCACGACGTCCGCGCAGGCGTCGACGGCGAGCGCGGTGAGGTCCTCGTAGTGCAGGTAGAAGGTGGCCCGCCCGACGCCGGCCCGGCGGACCACCGCCGAGACGCTGACCTCCGCGAGCGTCCGGCCGGCGCACTCGGCCAGCAGGCTCTCCCGCAGCCGCCCCTTCGTCCGGGCCGTACGCGGATCCTCCGGGCTCATGCGGCCAGCAGTGCGGCACCGAGCGCGAGGGCGCCCGGTACGGCCTGGGCGACGAGGATCCGGCGGTTGGCCGTCGCCGCACCGAACGCGCCGGCCACGATCACGCAGACGAGGAAGAACACCTGCGTGGCGAGCGAGTCGATGACCAGCCCCCAGACCAGACCGGCGGCGAGGAAGCCGTTGTACAGGCCCTGGTTGGCGGCGAGCGGCGCGGTCAGCCGGGCGGTGTCCGCGTCGAAGCCGTGCAGCGCCCGGCCCGGGGGCCGCTGCCACAGGAACATCTCCAGGACCAGGAAGTACGCGTGCAGCGCGGCCACCAGGCCGATCAGGATCTGAGCGACCGCATGCATGGCCGCCTCCACTTCTCGGGAGAAGGAACGGGTATCGGGGCAACTTCCTGGACAACTGTACAGGAAGTCCGCTGTCCGGCCCCACGGCTACCCTGGCCGCATGCTCCTGTACGAGGACTTCGGCACCGGGCGCCACCGCGAGAGCTCCCTCGTCCGGCACGCCCTCGGCAGCACGCACGACGAGGCGCTCGTCGCAGGCCTCGCAGGCGGCGTCGGCTTCATGTACTTCGTCTTCGACTACGCCGGCCGCCCGCCCCGGCTGACGATCGTCGCCCAGGCCCACCCCGATCCCTGGATCCGCTCCGCGCTCGACCGGCTCCGCGTCCCCTACGACGTGACCCACAGCGCCGGGCCGCGCTGGGACCGCGTGCACGCGGCCCTCGACGCCGGGCACCCGGTGTTCTGCACCGTCGACCGGTCCGGGCTCCCGTGGCACGGCCCCGGCGACGAGATGGCCGGCGCCGATCCGTACACCGTGGTCCTCGCCGGGTACGACGGCGACACCCTGTACGTCGAGGACGCGGCCCGGACGCCGTACCGGATCAGAGAGGAGGAGTTCGGCGCCGCCTGGTCCGGGCACCGCAAGGGCCGCCACGAGATGATCGTGCCCACCGGCCCCGCCGCCGGGGACCCCGACGTCGAAGGGGCCCTCGCCGCCACGGCCGCACGCCTCACCGGACCCGTGCTCGGCAACCGGTTCGACGTCAACTTCGGCTTCTCCGGCATGGAGAAGCTCGCCGCGCACCTGCGCGACACCCGCACCAGGACCGGCTGGGAGCGCCGCTTCGCCGCCCCGGAGGCCTTCCTCGCGGGAACCCGCCGGCTGTACGCCTGCCTGGAGCAGGAGTGGACCGCGCCCGGAGCCACCCGGCCGCTCTACGCCGACTTCCTCGACCTCGTCGGGCGGCCAGGGGCGGCCGCGCTGTTCCGCGAGTCGGCCGGGCACTGGTCCCGGCTCGCGGAGCTGGCCCGCACCGCCGGGCCGGACCAGGGCGCCACGGCCCGGCGCGCGCTCTTCGACGAGTTCGCCGCCCTCGTGGAGCAGGCGCTGGCCCTGGAACGCCGGGCCGTCGCCCTCCTGTGAGCCGGCCGGGTCCGCAGGGCCCGCAGTCAGAGGCGGGCGTCCAGGAACGCCCGGAACTCCTCGACGTCCATCGGGCCCGCCTGGCTCGCGACCGCCTCGCCGTCCTCGATGAGTACGACGGTCGGCGCACCGGTCACCCCGTACCGCTTCGTCGGCCCGGGGCAGCGCGTCATGTCGGTGCGGACGGCCGTCAACCGCGTCCCGTACTCCCGCACCAGCTCGCCGACGACCGCGTCCATCGCGCGGCAGGCCTCCACCGCCTTGGGCCAGGTGCCGCAGAAATAGGCCAGGACGGGCCCCTTCGCCATCGACAGGACGAAGTCGAACTCCTCGTCCTCCTGTGGCCGGTGCACCCCGTGTGCCATGCGTGTCGCTCCTCGCTCGTGCGCCCCTCCGCCGGGAGCGCGGCCTCCATCATCGCCGCCGGCCCGGCGGGCGGCCGCCGGGCCGTTGTCAGTGCTGCCTGTGAAGCTGATCGACATGGACGACAGGATGCTCCGGCGCCGGGTCTACGGCGCCGACCACGAGGACCCCGACCCCGGCCCGCGCCCCGGCCACACCTACGGCGAACTGGTCGGCGGCCCGCTCGACGGGCTCCTCCTGGACATCACGGGCTGGAGCGCGCCCCAGCTCGACGAGGAGGCCCGCCTCCCCACCGAGATAGGGCGCTACGGGGCGGGCGGCCGCGCCCACTACCGCCGCCGCGCGGGAGATCCGGGCCACTGGGACTGGACCGGCGACAGTCGCTGAGCTGCCGCGGACCTGCCGGTGACCCCGCCGTTGGCCTGCCCCGCCGGGCACCCGGCGGAGCCCCCGGTGGCCGCCCCGAAAAATTCCTCGAAGTATTTCCGGAGAGCTGTCGATCCGGGCGCCTCCCGTTCGACGCAAGGGTGAGAGGCGGGGAAGGACCCCGCCCCCGCGACCGAGGAGTCACCATGCCGCGCTTCCTGACGATGATCCGCATCAACGAGCAGGACCTTCCCCCCAACGAGTTCCCGCCGGAGTTCGAGCAGCGCATGGGCGCCCTGCTGGAGGAGATCACCAAGGCCGGCGTCATGCTCGACACCGCGGGACTGCTCCCCACCTCCGAGGCCACCCGCCTCAGCTGGTCCGGCGGGAAGATCAGCTACACCGACGGACCCTTCACCGAGACCAAGGAGGTCGTCGGCGGCTACTCCCTCAGCCAGTGCAAGGACAAGGCCGAGGCGATCGAGTGGACCCGGCGGTTCCTGGAGATCCACCCGGCGGAATGGAACGTCAGCGCCGAGGTCAGGGAGATCCAGGAGATGTGATCCGGGAGAGGTGATCCCGCCCGCTCGTGCCGCGTTTGCCCTGCCTCGTCACGGCTGCTCTGATGGGTGGCCGTGACGGCAGTGGATACGGCCCGGGCGGTCGAAGCGGTGTTCAGGATCGAGTCGGCGCGGATCATCGCCGGCGTCACCCGCATCGTGCGGGACGTCGGCATCGCCGAGGAGATCGCGCAGGACGCCCTCGTCACCGCACTGGAGCAGTGGCCGGAGTCGGGTGTCCCGGACCGACCGGGCGCCTGGCTCATGGCGACCGCCAAGCACCGCGCGATCGACCTGGTCCGCCGCAAGGAGACGTACGCGCGCAAGCTCGCCGAGGTCGGCCGCACCCTGGAGGACGAGCCGCCGCCCGCCGAACCGGCCGAACCCGACGACATCGACGACGACCTGCTGCGCCTGATCTTCACCGCCTGCCACCCCGTCCTGGCCACCGAGTCCCGCATCGCGCTCACCCTGCGCCTGATCGGCGGACTGACGACCCAGGAGATCGCCCGCGCCTTCCTCGCCTCCGAGAGCACCGTCGCCCAGCGCATCGTGCGCGCCAAGCGGACCCTCGCCAAGGCCGCGGTGCCCTTCGAAGTCCCGTACGGGGCCGACCGCGGCGCCCGGCTGTCGTCGGTCCTCGAGGTCATCTACCTGGTCTTCAACGAGGGCTACTCGGCCACCTCCGGCGACGACCTCGTCCGGCCCGCCCTCTGCGAGGACGCCCTGCGCCTGGCCCGCGTCCTGGCGTCCCTCATGCCCGAGGAGGGCGAGGTGCACGGTCTCTCCGCGCTGCTGGAGTTCCAGGCGTCCCGGATCGCCACCCGCACCGGCCCCGACGGCGAACCGGTGCTGCTCGCCGACCAGAACCGGGCCAGGTGGAACCGCCTGCTCATCGCCAGGGGCGCCCGGGCTATGAGCCGCGCCGGCAGCGGCCCGTACTCCCTCCAGGCCGCGATCGCCGGCTGCCACGCGGCCGCCGTCCGCTACGAGGACACGGACTGGGCCAGGATCG includes these proteins:
- a CDS encoding BtrH N-terminal domain-containing protein → MLLYEDFGTGRHRESSLVRHALGSTHDEALVAGLAGGVGFMYFVFDYAGRPPRLTIVAQAHPDPWIRSALDRLRVPYDVTHSAGPRWDRVHAALDAGHPVFCTVDRSGLPWHGPGDEMAGADPYTVVLAGYDGDTLYVEDAARTPYRIREEEFGAAWSGHRKGRHEMIVPTGPAAGDPDVEGALAATAARLTGPVLGNRFDVNFGFSGMEKLAAHLRDTRTRTGWERRFAAPEAFLAGTRRLYACLEQEWTAPGATRPLYADFLDLVGRPGAAALFRESAGHWSRLAELARTAGPDQGATARRALFDEFAALVEQALALERRAVALL
- a CDS encoding DUF1304 domain-containing protein, whose translation is MHAVAQILIGLVAALHAYFLVLEMFLWQRPPGRALHGFDADTARLTAPLAANQGLYNGFLAAGLVWGLVIDSLATQVFFLVCVIVAGAFGAATANRRILVAQAVPGALALGAALLAA
- a CDS encoding thioredoxin family protein; this translates as MAHGVHRPQEDEEFDFVLSMAKGPVLAYFCGTWPKAVEACRAMDAVVGELVREYGTRLTAVRTDMTRCPGPTKRYGVTGAPTVVLIEDGEAVASQAGPMDVEEFRAFLDARL
- a CDS encoding RNA polymerase sigma factor is translated as MDTARAVEAVFRIESARIIAGVTRIVRDVGIAEEIAQDALVTALEQWPESGVPDRPGAWLMATAKHRAIDLVRRKETYARKLAEVGRTLEDEPPPAEPAEPDDIDDDLLRLIFTACHPVLATESRIALTLRLIGGLTTQEIARAFLASESTVAQRIVRAKRTLAKAAVPFEVPYGADRGARLSSVLEVIYLVFNEGYSATSGDDLVRPALCEDALRLARVLASLMPEEGEVHGLSALLEFQASRIATRTGPDGEPVLLADQNRARWNRLLIARGARAMSRAGSGPYSLQAAIAGCHAAAVRYEDTDWARIATLYGRLVQLTPSPVVELNRAVAVSMADGPAAALPLVDALAREPALNSYHLLPSVRGDLLERLGRPDEARAEFERAASLTRNEQERTLLLRRAAAL
- a CDS encoding YciI family protein; protein product: MPRFLTMIRINEQDLPPNEFPPEFEQRMGALLEEITKAGVMLDTAGLLPTSEATRLSWSGGKISYTDGPFTETKEVVGGYSLSQCKDKAEAIEWTRRFLEIHPAEWNVSAEVREIQEM
- a CDS encoding TetR/AcrR family transcriptional regulator; translation: MSPEDPRTARTKGRLRESLLAECAGRTLAEVSVSAVVRRAGVGRATFYLHYEDLTALAVDACADVVHAAVDALHAWQTGPSALPPVKPPAALAGFLAGAATRAPLYRTLLLPGGGGPLGDRLHRELRARARAERAAVGAPRPELVASAVAAAFTGVLADWLHEEIPADPTALADHLWQLLLALHRAPTA
- a CDS encoding cold-shock protein, coding for MATGVVKWFNSEKGFGFIQQDDGGPDVFVHFSAIQTQGFKSLEENARVDYTVTQGPKGPQAENVVPIG